The Cellvibrio polysaccharolyticus genomic interval ATATTGACTCTGCCGGTACCGCTGACTGGCACCGGGGCAAAGCGCCGGATGCCAGAACCATTCGTGCCGCGGCGGCGCGCTCCTTCGATTTATCGGCGTTGCGAGCGCGTCAGGTAATCGCTGCGGATCTGGATCAATTTGATTATGTACTGGCAATGGATGAAGCCAACCTTGCCGATATCCATCTGCTGGGCGTTGCCGCTTTTTCTGCAAAAACCGGTTTGTTTTTAAGTTTCTCCCGCCAGCAAACGCATACCGAAGTGCCAGACCCTTACTACGGCGGTGAAGATGGCTTTTCGCTGGTACTCGACTTGATTGATGATGCCGCAGAAGGACTGTTGGAGCATATTCGCCAGCATCACCTGAACCCGCCAAAGCAGGCCCGTTTGTGACAAACCTGTTTTCCCGTAATGTCGATTTGCAACCGCATAACACCTTGGCGATTACCGCCCGGGCCGAATGGTTTGTTGCCATTACCGACGAGCGCCAGTTGCCAGACGTGCTGGCCGCCGCCCGTCAGCAACAGCTTGCATTAACCGTGATCGGCGGCGGCAGCAATATTGTGCTGCGGGGCGATGTGCCCGGCCTGGTTGTGCATATCGCCAATAAAGGTTTTAGTGTAGTTGGCGAAGATGAGCAAACTGTCTGCGTAACTGTTGCCGCCGGTGAGGTATGGGATGACTGGGTAAGGCAATCGCTGCAACTGGGCTACTACGGTCTGGAAAATCTCTCTCTCATACCGGGCACGGTAGGGGCCTCGCCGGTGCAGAATATCGGCGCCTATGGTGTTGAGATTGGCGAGCTTATCGAGCAAGTGCAGGGTATTGATGCCGTATCGGGTGAGCCGATTACGCTTGCCGCTGCCGATTGTGCTTTTGCCTATCGTGACAGCGTTTTCAAACATGGCCTGGCGGGCAAGATTATTATTACCGCGGTTACCTTCCGGCTTTTCAGGAAGCCTCGCACCAATCTGGTCTATCCGGCATTGCAAGAGGTGTTATCTCCCACGGATGTTGAAATTGACCCGCACCGGATTCGTGAAGCGGTTTGCAACCTGCGCCGCGCCAAACTGCCAGACCCGGCGGTCATCCCCAATGCCGGCAGCTTTTTTAAAAACCCGGTGATCAGCCTGGTTCAGGCGGAGCAACTGCAATCCCGCCACCCTGATATGCCCGCTTACCCGGTGGATGCAACTTGCGT includes:
- a CDS encoding low molecular weight protein-tyrosine-phosphatase; translated protein: MTVSVLFVCLGNICRSPTAEGVFRKKVEDAGLSHLIHIDSAGTADWHRGKAPDARTIRAAAARSFDLSALRARQVIAADLDQFDYVLAMDEANLADIHLLGVAAFSAKTGLFLSFSRQQTHTEVPDPYYGGEDGFSLVLDLIDDAAEGLLEHIRQHHLNPPKQARL
- the murB gene encoding UDP-N-acetylmuramate dehydrogenase encodes the protein MTNLFSRNVDLQPHNTLAITARAEWFVAITDERQLPDVLAAARQQQLALTVIGGGSNIVLRGDVPGLVVHIANKGFSVVGEDEQTVCVTVAAGEVWDDWVRQSLQLGYYGLENLSLIPGTVGASPVQNIGAYGVEIGELIEQVQGIDAVSGEPITLAAADCAFAYRDSVFKHGLAGKIIITAVTFRLFRKPRTNLVYPALQEVLSPTDVEIDPHRIREAVCNLRRAKLPDPAVIPNAGSFFKNPVISLVQAEQLQSRHPDMPAYPVDATCVKVPAAWLIDQAGWKGRVKGPVAVHHSQALVLTNPGRGSGNELLALAQEIADNVKDCYGICLEMEPVIIPFQLD